In Panicum virgatum strain AP13 chromosome 4N, P.virgatum_v5, whole genome shotgun sequence, a single window of DNA contains:
- the LOC120671138 gene encoding 12-oxophytodienoate reductase 1-like: protein MVHQEAAKEVVPLMTPYKMGQFQLSHRVVLAPLTRCRSYGNVPQPHAALYYAQRATKGGLLIAEATGVSTTAQGYPETPGIWTPEQVEAWKPIVDAVHRKGGIFFCQIWHVGRVSTNELQSGGLAPISSTDRQISPDPESWTVYSKPRRLGTEEIRGVVDDFRRAARNAIEAGFDGVEIHGAHGYLLEQFMKDSSNDRTDEYGGSLENRCRFAVEVIDAVVGEVGAHRVGIRLSPFVDYMDCVDSDPVALGNYMIQQLNRHEGFVYCHMVEPRMAIVDGRRQIPHRLLPFRKAFNGTFIAAGGYDREEGNKVVAEGYADLVAYGRLFLANPDLPRRFELGAPLNKYDRSTFYIQDPVVGYTDYPFLEDDSNSKESGTQA, encoded by the exons ATGGTGCACCAAGAAGCCGCCAAGGAGGTGGTCCCGCTGATGACTCCGTACAAGATGGGCCAGTTCCAGCTCTCGCACCGGGTGGTGCTCGCGCCGCTCACGCGCTGCCGCTCCTACGGCAACGTGCCGCAGCCGCACGCCGCGTTGTACTACGCGCAGCGCGCCACCAAGGGCGGCCTCCTCATCGCCGAGGCCACGGGGGTCTCCACCACCGCGCAGGGGTACCCGGAGACCCCCGGCATCTGGACGCCGGAGCAGGTCGAGGCGTGGAAGCCCATCGTCGATGCCGTCCACCGCAAGGGCGGCATCTTCTTCTGCCAGATCTGGCACGTCGGCAGGGTCTCCACCAACG AGCTCCAGTCTGGCGGGCTGGCGCCCATCTCGAGCACGGACAGGCAGATTTCCCCTGACCCCGAGTCCTGGACTGTGTACTCGAAACCACGCCGGCTGGGGACCGAGGAGATCCGGGGGGTCGTCGACGACTTCAGGCGTGCCGCGCGGAACGCCATCGAGGCGGGCTTCGACGGCGTGGAGATCCACGGCGCGCACGGGTACCTCCTCGAGCAGTTCATGAAGGACAGCTCCAACGACCGCACCGACGAGTACGGCGGCAGCCTCGAGAACCGGTGCCGCTTCGCCGTCGAGGTCATCGACGCCGTCGTCGGCGAGGTGGGCGCGCACCGCGTGGGCATCAGGCTGTCGCCGTTCGTCGACTACATGGATTGCGTCGACTCCGACCCGGTGGCGCTCGGCAACTACATGATCCAACAGCTCAACAGGCACGAGGGCTTCGTCTACTGCCACATGGTGGAGCCTCGGATGGCCATCGTCGACGGTCGCAGGCAGATTCCACACCGGCTGTTGCCGTTCAGGAAGGCGTTCAACGGCACGTTCATCGCCGCCGGCGGGTACGACAGGGAGGAAGGCAACAAGGTCGTGGCGGAAGGCTATGCTGACCTTGTCGCGTATGGAAGGCTCTTCCTGGCCAACCCAGACCTGCCCAGGAGGTTTGAGCTGGGTGCGCCACTGAACAAGTACGACCGATCCACCTTCTACATACAGGATCCCGTCGTTGGCTACACGGACTACCCTTTTCTTGAAGACGATAGCAACAGCAAAGAATCCGGTACCCAAGCTTGA